From the Methylomagnum ishizawai genome, the window ACAGCCGCCGCAGCGAATAGCCTAGGATATCCTCGGCTTCCTCCACCACCTGGGGATAGGCATCGAACAAGTCCGCGCCCATGCCACGCATTTGGGCACCTTGTCCCGGTGCCAAGAAAATCAAAGTCATCGGCGGACCTCTGGAGATAGGGCGGTTTCGAGTTGGGCCAGGGTGTCGAGATTACGGCCAAAGCGGTTCATGGCGGCGAAAGCCGGGACCGATGGCCCGAGGATTTGCCGCACGAAGGCCGCCAGGGTTCCGGTCGGGCTGCAATCCACGAAAATCCGGGGTTCCGCCGCCCACAGGTTGACGACGAGGTCGCGGAACCGCAGCAGGCCGCGGGCGGTGCGCCAAAAATACAGGGCGTCGTACTGGTGGACGCGGCCCGCGAGCAGGCTCGAATAAATAGGATAGGCCGGCTCCCGGAAACGGAGCTGCGCGACATGGGCAGCGTAACCGGGTTCCGCCGGGTCCAGCAAGGCGCCATGGAAGCCGTAGCGCACCGGCAACCGCGCCCAGCTGACATCCAAGCGGCCCAACCGGTCCACCAAGGCATCGAACCGGGCCAGGGACGTGGTGACCACGAAATGCCGGGGGGAATTGATGCAACCGATTTCGGCCAATTCGGCGAGTTCGGGATGCTCCAGCCACAGGGCGGGAGAACCCAGCACCGCCACCATCGCGGCTTGGGGCGCTTGCCGCATCACATGCCGGGAGTGCGCCCGCAACACGCCGAGGGTTTGGCCCAGGTCCAACGCGCCCGCCACAACCGCCGCCGTGAATTCGCCTAAGCTATACCCGGCCAGCGCGGCGGGCCGGAGACCCCGCGCCAACAAGCATTGCGCCAGCGCATAGCCCTGGGCCAGTAGAACCAGGTTGGTTGCTTCGAGGTCGTCGTAACCGTCGCTCTCGTCCATCGGACGGCCAAACACGCTGTCCACCAGGGAGCCGCCGCCCACGGGACCGGCCAAGGCGGCGCATTCGTCGAAAGCCGCCCGGTAGGCCGGATCGGTGGCATAAAGCTCCGCTCCCATTTGATAGTATTGGGCACCCTGCCCCGAAAATAAAAAAATGACCGATGCCACTGCCACCACCGTTGCGAAAGATTCCCAGGCGACCGGCCCATCCGCCCTGGAGACGGTGAGGATCGCGCTGCATACCCTAATCCCGGACGGGGAGAAGGGTGGAACCGGTTGGATCGATATGGGCCTGCTCGACACGGCGGAACGCGAACGCGCCGCCCGCTTCGTATTCACGCGGGACCGCTGGTCCTACACGGCGGCCCATAGCCTGTTGCGGGCCATGCTGGCCCAATTCCACGGACTGCCGCCCTTGGCGTGGCGCTTCCGCACCCAGCCCCATGGACGGCCAGAAATCGATCCCGCCTGTGGGATCGCGCCCGCGCCCCGTTTCAATATCACCCACACCCATGGCCTTGCCGCCTGCGCCTTGACGGTGGACGCCCCCCCCGCCGACCTCGAATTCGGGGTCGATGCGGAATGCCTGGAGCGCTCGCCGGACGCCCTGGCGCTCGCCGAACGCTTTTGTTCGGCACGGGAAGCCGCTTGGCTCGGTTCACTGCCGCCGGAAGCGCGGCAGGGCGAATTCCTGAGGCTGTGGACGCTCAAGGAAGCGGTCGCCAAGGCCACCGGACTCGGCCTGCACCTCGATTTCCGGGCTTTTGATTGTAGCGTAAATCCCCCGCATGTTCGGTTCGCCGGGCCGGTGCCAGACACCGGCCCGGACTGGGAACTACACCACTGGTTCGTTCCTCCACGCCATTGG encodes:
- a CDS encoding acyltransferase domain-containing protein; the protein is MGAELYATDPAYRAAFDECAALAGPVGGGSLVDSVFGRPMDESDGYDDLEATNLVLLAQGYALAQCLLARGLRPAALAGYSLGEFTAAVVAGALDLGQTLGVLRAHSRHVMRQAPQAAMVAVLGSPALWLEHPELAELAEIGCINSPRHFVVTTSLARFDALVDRLGRLDVSWARLPVRYGFHGALLDPAEPGYAAHVAQLRFREPAYPIYSSLLAGRVHQYDALYFWRTARGLLRFRDLVVNLWAAEPRIFVDCSPTGTLAAFVRQILGPSVPAFAAMNRFGRNLDTLAQLETALSPEVRR
- a CDS encoding 4'-phosphopantetheinyl transferase family protein, with the protein product MTDATATTVAKDSQATGPSALETVRIALHTLIPDGEKGGTGWIDMGLLDTAERERAARFVFTRDRWSYTAAHSLLRAMLAQFHGLPPLAWRFRTQPHGRPEIDPACGIAPAPRFNITHTHGLAACALTVDAPPADLEFGVDAECLERSPDALALAERFCSAREAAWLGSLPPEARQGEFLRLWTLKEAVAKATGLGLHLDFRAFDCSVNPPHVRFAGPVPDTGPDWELHHWFVPPRHWLSLAVRRPPGIRIELTLRHLRGMPPSQPI